Proteins encoded in a region of the Streptomyces sp. NBC_01471 genome:
- a CDS encoding DUF742 domain-containing protein produces the protein MSDAGRPPAHHWFDDDAGPVVRPYAMTRGRTGSDGGHRLDLIALVVPEPAADDPGRDQTLSPEHVDIVERCSTAPQSIAELAADFDLPVGVVRVLVGDLVDDELVRVTQPVPPAELPDVSILREVINGLRAL, from the coding sequence ATGAGCGACGCGGGCCGGCCACCGGCGCACCACTGGTTCGACGACGACGCCGGACCCGTGGTCCGGCCGTACGCCATGACGCGCGGCCGTACCGGCTCCGACGGCGGCCACCGCCTCGACCTGATCGCACTGGTCGTCCCCGAGCCGGCCGCCGACGATCCTGGCCGGGACCAGACGCTCTCTCCCGAGCACGTGGACATCGTCGAGCGGTGCAGTACCGCACCGCAGTCCATCGCCGAGCTCGCGGCCGACTTCGACCTGCCCGTGGGGGTGGTGCGGGTCCTGGTCGGCGACCTCGTCGACGACGAACTCGTCCGTGTCACCCAGCCCGTACCGCCGGCGGAACTGCCGGACGTCAGCATTCTTCGCGAGGTAATCAATGGCCTTCGGGCGCTCTAG
- a CDS encoding 5-oxoprolinase subunit PxpA, translating to MSSTTAPTAASPAVVDLNADLGEGFGRWTLTDDDALLSVVTSANVACGFHAGDPSTMRRVCELAAARGVRIGAQVSYRDLAGFGRRAMDVPARELADEVAYQIGALEIFARAAGSRVSYVKPHGALYNRTVHDEEQAGAVVTGVRLAGGALPVLGLPGSRLLAAAADAGLPAVPEAFADRAYTARATLVPRTRPEAVVHDPDAVVARALGMVRGRSVAAVTGERVPVDARSLCLHGDTPGAADIALRVRRELLGAGVVLEPFA from the coding sequence ATGAGCAGCACGACCGCCCCGACCGCCGCCTCCCCGGCCGTGGTCGATCTCAACGCCGACCTCGGTGAGGGATTCGGCCGCTGGACGCTCACCGACGACGACGCGCTGCTCTCCGTCGTCACCAGTGCGAATGTCGCCTGCGGCTTCCACGCGGGCGACCCGTCGACCATGCGCCGGGTCTGCGAACTGGCCGCCGCTCGCGGTGTACGGATCGGCGCCCAGGTCTCGTACCGCGACCTCGCGGGTTTCGGGCGGCGCGCGATGGACGTCCCCGCCCGTGAACTGGCCGACGAGGTCGCCTATCAGATCGGCGCGTTGGAGATCTTCGCGCGGGCCGCGGGCAGCCGGGTGTCGTACGTCAAACCGCACGGCGCGCTCTACAACCGCACTGTCCACGACGAGGAGCAGGCGGGCGCGGTCGTCACGGGCGTACGGCTCGCCGGGGGCGCGCTGCCGGTGCTCGGACTGCCCGGCTCGCGGCTGCTGGCGGCAGCCGCGGACGCGGGACTGCCCGCGGTGCCCGAGGCATTCGCCGACCGCGCGTACACCGCGCGGGCCACACTCGTTCCCCGTACCCGGCCCGAAGCGGTGGTGCACGACCCTGACGCGGTCGTCGCCCGCGCTCTGGGCATGGTGCGCGGCCGCTCGGTGGCCGCGGTCACCGGAGAGCGCGTCCCGGTCGACGCGCGGTCGCTCTGTCTGCACGGCGACACCCCGGGGGCCGCGGACATCGCGCTGCGGGTCCGCCGGGAACTGCTCGGCGCCGGTGTGGTCCTGGAGCCCTTCGCATGA
- a CDS encoding ATP/GTP-binding protein yields the protein MAFGRSSRNQQFVEPVTLKILVAGGFGVGKTTLVGAVSEIRPLRTEETLSEAGRPVDSTDGVEQKTTTTVAMDFGRITLKEDLVLYLFGTPGQDRFWFLWDELAQGALGAVVLADTRRLEDCFAAVDYFERRSIPFTVAVNCFDGAARYPGETVRSALDLDPDVPVLTCDARDRETVKEVLVAVVENAMALASGARAHAVT from the coding sequence ATGGCCTTCGGGCGCTCTAGCCGCAACCAGCAGTTCGTCGAGCCGGTGACCCTCAAGATCCTGGTGGCGGGCGGCTTCGGCGTGGGCAAGACCACGCTGGTGGGCGCGGTCAGCGAGATCCGGCCGCTGCGCACCGAGGAGACCCTGAGCGAGGCGGGCCGCCCGGTCGACTCGACGGACGGCGTGGAGCAGAAGACCACCACCACGGTGGCCATGGACTTCGGCCGCATCACGCTCAAGGAGGACCTCGTCCTCTATCTGTTCGGCACCCCGGGGCAGGACCGCTTCTGGTTCCTCTGGGACGAGCTGGCGCAGGGCGCGCTGGGTGCGGTCGTCCTCGCCGACACCCGCCGTCTGGAGGACTGCTTCGCGGCCGTCGACTACTTCGAGCGGCGCTCCATCCCGTTCACGGTGGCCGTCAACTGCTTCGACGGGGCAGCCCGTTACCCGGGGGAGACGGTGCGCTCGGCCCTCGACCTCGACCCCGATGTGCCCGTCCTGACGTGTGACGCGCGGGACCGGGAGACGGTGAAGGAGGTTCTGGTGGCCGTCGTGGAGAACGCCATGGCCCTCGCGTCCGGAGCCCGGGCGCACGCCGTCACCTGA
- a CDS encoding nitrate- and nitrite sensing domain-containing protein, translating to MRFRGRSIRRKIVALLLVPLVALTAIWTFSVYVTGRDALQLMRSGTVYKRVAHPLVDSLRDVERERSLTLRQLVDPGASDIQSELRTQRAETDASVALLRRSAGRSDARSALGGESGRQLRTVLDGFAGLGPLRHNAGNHEVTRREAYDQYNRLCDQVLDFLADLPTLQNSGLDKEARGLVGVSRAREALSREDALLGSAFTSGRLDSRDLRDLSDLITVRKMYYTVSLPLLPGQESDAFSAYWSGPATIPVRTTESTAISKNPGSSTITGSASRWTSDADRTLSHLDTLGAGARKDFQDRVRPAAVSVFAKAGIAALLGIGGLLVSLVVSVRIGRELVRDLSRLRKEAHEVSGVRLPAVMRRLAAGEQVDIETEAPRLEYAKDEVGQVGLALNTVQRAAVEAAVRQADLRRGVSDVFVNLARRNQVLLHRQLTLLDTMERRTEDTEELADLFRLDHLTTRMRRHAEGLVILSGASPSRQWRKPVQLMDVVRAAVAEVEDYERIEVRRLPRIGVGGPAVADLTHLIAELLENATVFSPPHTAVQVLGERVANGFTLEIHDRGLGLAPDALLDANLRLAETPEFELSDTDRLGLFVVSRLAQRQNVRISLQPSPYGGTTAVIFIPVALLTDAPEPEDDAPDAGGAAAGSGTDGSGFRSDRRSALRSGSRSGLAPVPSAGRTPVSVIDGPVELEPPVDSLTFDDAADLADEDSTPGGIFRNRAVAPAPDQHQQTPDEGAAPQGATRPAGPVGLPRRRKPGQPTLVSDHGRRVDIPEPRRTEPRRTGPPRAEPPRTAPSRGESPRTAPPRTTPPRTEPPRTGPPVAGPDGLPRRVRQANLAPQLRGAPAPAAEPAAVDDDERDADEVRSRMASLQRGWQRGRRDNSAQDSAESAEVGTGPADTAPGTTSEGTGR from the coding sequence ATGCGCTTTCGCGGGAGGTCCATCCGCAGGAAGATCGTGGCGCTGTTGCTGGTCCCACTTGTCGCGTTGACGGCGATCTGGACGTTCTCCGTCTACGTCACGGGCCGGGACGCCCTGCAACTGATGCGCTCGGGCACCGTCTACAAGAGAGTGGCGCATCCGCTCGTCGACTCTCTCAGGGATGTCGAGCGGGAACGCTCCCTCACCCTGCGCCAGTTGGTCGACCCGGGCGCCTCGGACATCCAGTCCGAACTGCGCACCCAGCGGGCGGAGACCGACGCGTCCGTGGCTCTGCTGCGCCGCAGCGCCGGCCGGAGCGACGCGCGTTCGGCGCTCGGCGGGGAGTCCGGACGGCAGCTGCGCACGGTACTCGACGGGTTCGCCGGGCTCGGCCCGCTGCGGCACAACGCCGGTAACCACGAGGTGACCCGCCGCGAGGCGTACGACCAGTACAACCGGCTCTGCGACCAGGTGCTCGACTTCCTTGCCGACCTGCCCACCCTGCAGAACTCCGGCCTCGACAAGGAGGCGCGCGGCCTCGTCGGCGTCAGCCGGGCCCGCGAGGCGCTCTCGCGTGAGGACGCGCTTCTCGGCTCCGCCTTCACGTCCGGGCGGCTCGACTCCAGGGACCTGCGCGACCTCTCGGACCTCATCACGGTCCGGAAGATGTACTACACCGTCAGCCTGCCCCTGCTGCCAGGCCAGGAGAGCGACGCCTTCAGCGCCTACTGGAGCGGCCCCGCCACCATCCCGGTGCGCACCACCGAATCCACGGCGATCAGCAAGAACCCCGGCAGCTCCACCATCACCGGCTCCGCGTCCCGCTGGACCTCGGACGCGGACCGGACGCTCAGCCATCTCGACACACTGGGAGCCGGGGCCCGCAAGGACTTCCAGGACCGGGTGAGGCCCGCTGCCGTCAGCGTCTTCGCCAAGGCGGGGATCGCCGCGCTGCTCGGAATCGGCGGACTGCTGGTGTCCCTGGTGGTGTCCGTGCGCATCGGGCGCGAACTCGTCCGTGACCTCAGCCGGCTGCGCAAGGAGGCCCACGAGGTCTCCGGGGTGCGGCTGCCCGCAGTGATGCGACGCCTCGCCGCCGGGGAGCAGGTCGACATCGAGACCGAGGCTCCGCGCCTGGAGTACGCGAAGGACGAGGTCGGCCAGGTCGGTCTGGCCCTCAACACCGTCCAGCGCGCTGCCGTCGAAGCGGCCGTGCGCCAGGCCGATCTGCGCCGCGGGGTCTCCGACGTCTTCGTGAACCTCGCCCGCCGCAACCAGGTCCTGCTGCACCGGCAGCTGACGCTGCTGGACACCATGGAGCGCCGTACGGAGGACACCGAGGAGCTGGCGGACCTGTTCCGCCTCGACCACCTCACCACCCGTATGCGCCGCCACGCCGAGGGTCTCGTGATCCTCTCCGGAGCTTCCCCCTCCCGGCAGTGGCGCAAGCCGGTCCAGCTGATGGACGTCGTACGCGCGGCGGTCGCCGAGGTCGAGGACTACGAGCGGATCGAGGTACGGCGGCTGCCGAGGATCGGGGTCGGCGGCCCGGCCGTCGCCGACCTCACCCACCTCATCGCCGAACTCCTGGAGAACGCCACGGTGTTCTCGCCCCCGCACACAGCGGTGCAGGTACTGGGCGAGCGGGTCGCCAACGGCTTCACCCTGGAGATCCACGACCGCGGACTCGGCCTCGCTCCCGACGCGCTGCTCGACGCCAATCTCCGCCTCGCCGAGACACCCGAGTTCGAGCTTTCGGACACCGACCGGCTCGGCCTCTTCGTGGTGAGCAGGCTCGCGCAGCGGCAGAACGTCCGGATCTCGCTCCAGCCCTCGCCGTACGGCGGGACCACGGCCGTCATCTTCATCCCGGTGGCGTTGCTGACCGATGCGCCGGAGCCGGAGGACGACGCCCCGGACGCCGGCGGCGCGGCCGCCGGATCCGGCACCGACGGCAGCGGATTCCGTTCCGACCGGCGCTCCGCCCTCCGGTCGGGCTCGCGTTCCGGGCTCGCGCCGGTGCCCTCCGCCGGGCGCACGCCCGTGTCGGTGATCGACGGGCCGGTCGAACTGGAACCGCCCGTCGATTCCCTGACGTTCGACGATGCGGCGGACCTGGCCGACGAGGACAGCACACCGGGCGGGATCTTCCGCAACCGAGCGGTGGCCCCGGCGCCCGACCAGCACCAGCAGACCCCCGACGAAGGAGCGGCGCCCCAGGGAGCCACCCGTCCGGCGGGCCCGGTCGGGCTGCCCCGGCGCCGCAAGCCCGGACAGCCGACCCTCGTCTCCGACCACGGGCGGAGGGTCGACATCCCCGAGCCCCGGCGGACCGAGCCCCGGCGGACCGGGCCCCCGCGCGCCGAACCGCCGCGTACCGCACCCTCCCGTGGCGAATCGCCCCGGACGGCACCGCCGCGCACCACACCCCCACGTACCGAACCGCCGCGCACCGGCCCCCCGGTGGCGGGCCCCGACGGGCTGCCCCGCCGGGTGCGCCAGGCGAATCTGGCGCCACAGCTGAGGGGCGCACCAGCCCCCGCCGCCGAACCGGCCGCGGTGGACGACGACGAACGCGACGCGGACGAGGTACGCAGCCGGATGGCATCGCTCCAGCGGGGCTGGCAGCGGGGCCGCCGCGACAACTCCGCACAGGACTCGGCAGAATCAGCGGAAGTCGGCACCGGACCGGCCGACACAGCACCAGGAACCACATCGGAGGGGACCGGTCGATGA
- a CDS encoding lipid-transfer protein, translated as MTGDIAVLGAGMHAWGKWGRSFVEYGTAAARTALADAGIGWQDVQSVVGADTVRCGYPGYVAGATFARALGWQGARVTSVYAACASGAQAISTARAQILAGMADVALVVGADSAPKGFFAPAGGERPDDPDWLRFRVLGATNPAYFALYARRRMAVHGDTLEDFARVKVKNSVAGALNPNARYRKPVGLDDVAASPVVADPLRLLDICATSDGAAALVLTSMEFARRHGVAHPVRIRAVSTVTPTYPRTVLDLPDIATDSATAVPAPAESFRSSIARAAYEEAGTGPEDISLAEVYDLSTALELEWYEDIGLCAPGEGAKLVREGATALGGRVPVNTSGGLASFGEAVPAQAIAQVCEATWQLRGRAGARQVPGARAAITANQGLFGHGSSVIAVR; from the coding sequence ATGACCGGCGACATAGCGGTCCTGGGCGCCGGGATGCACGCCTGGGGCAAGTGGGGGCGGAGCTTCGTCGAGTACGGGACGGCGGCGGCCCGTACCGCGCTGGCCGACGCCGGGATCGGCTGGCAGGACGTGCAGTCGGTGGTCGGCGCCGACACGGTGCGCTGCGGCTATCCCGGATATGTGGCGGGCGCGACCTTCGCGCGGGCGCTCGGCTGGCAGGGGGCCCGCGTCACCAGCGTGTACGCGGCGTGCGCCTCCGGGGCGCAGGCCATCAGCACGGCCAGGGCCCAGATCCTCGCGGGAATGGCCGACGTGGCGCTGGTGGTCGGCGCGGACTCGGCGCCGAAGGGGTTCTTCGCCCCTGCGGGCGGTGAGCGGCCCGACGACCCGGACTGGCTGCGGTTCCGGGTGCTCGGGGCCACCAACCCGGCGTATTTCGCGCTGTACGCGCGCCGCCGGATGGCCGTGCACGGCGACACCCTTGAGGACTTCGCGCGGGTGAAGGTGAAGAACTCGGTAGCGGGCGCACTCAATCCCAACGCGCGCTACCGCAAACCGGTCGGCCTCGATGACGTGGCCGCTTCCCCGGTGGTCGCGGACCCGCTGCGGCTGCTCGACATCTGTGCGACCTCCGACGGCGCGGCCGCGCTCGTGCTCACCAGCATGGAGTTCGCGCGCCGGCACGGGGTGGCGCACCCCGTCCGTATCCGTGCGGTGTCCACCGTCACCCCGACGTATCCGCGGACGGTCCTCGACCTGCCGGACATCGCCACCGACTCGGCCACCGCCGTGCCGGCCCCCGCGGAGTCCTTCCGGTCCTCCATCGCGCGGGCGGCGTACGAGGAGGCGGGGACCGGCCCCGAGGACATCTCGCTGGCCGAGGTCTACGACCTGTCGACGGCGCTGGAGCTGGAGTGGTACGAGGACATCGGGCTCTGCGCGCCGGGCGAGGGCGCGAAGCTCGTACGGGAGGGTGCCACCGCGCTCGGCGGGCGCGTCCCGGTCAACACCAGCGGCGGGCTGGCCTCCTTCGGTGAAGCGGTGCCCGCCCAGGCCATCGCGCAGGTCTGCGAAGCGACGTGGCAGCTGCGCGGCCGGGCAGGCGCGCGTCAGGTGCCGGGGGCGCGGGCCGCGATCACCGCGAACCAGGGGCTGTTCGGGCACGGGTCGTCGGTGATCGCCGTCCGCTGA
- a CDS encoding roadblock/LC7 domain-containing protein encodes MTVPNAAAHHAAGGPGELNWLLDELVDRVGSIRKALVLSGDGLATGASKDLTREDGEHLAAVASGFHSLAKGVGRHFEAGKVRQTVVELDEAFLFITAAGDGSCLAVLSDADSDVGLVAYEMTLMVKRVGAHLATAPRSGLTAGG; translated from the coding sequence ATGACCGTACCGAACGCAGCAGCACACCACGCCGCAGGGGGCCCCGGCGAGCTCAACTGGCTCCTCGACGAGCTCGTCGACCGGGTCGGCAGCATCCGCAAGGCACTGGTCCTCTCGGGAGACGGCCTGGCAACCGGCGCCTCGAAGGACCTGACCCGGGAGGACGGCGAGCACCTGGCGGCCGTCGCCTCCGGCTTCCACAGCCTGGCCAAGGGCGTCGGACGCCACTTCGAGGCGGGCAAGGTCCGTCAGACGGTCGTGGAGCTGGACGAAGCCTTCCTCTTCATCACGGCGGCGGGCGACGGCAGCTGCCTGGCCGTGCTGTCCGACGCGGACTCGGACGTCGGCCTGGTGGCGTACGAGATGACACTGATGGTGAAGCGGGTCGGTGCCCACCTCGCGACGGCCCCGCGGAGCGGGCTCACCGCGGGAGGGTGA